Proteins encoded by one window of Pseudomonas sp. PSKL.D1:
- a CDS encoding phosphatidate cytidylyltransferase — protein MDDNTLALFAGIGALLLLASVIGRLLKWRAGPAPHAVIDNLNARINAWWLMVLVIGIAFVFGKYGVIVLFYGVSFYALREFMTLTPTRRSDYPALVAAFYVALPVQYLLIAMDWYGLFSIFIPVYLFLLLPILASFGGDTTRFLERASKVQWGLMIAVYCVSSVPALLTLDIPGYEGRNLLLIAWLILVVQISDVLQYVCGKLLGKHKVAPNLSPSKTIEGLAGGVALATLVGALLCWITPFNFWQAALMALTVNAMGFFGGLVMSAIKRDRGVKDWGHMIEGHGGMLDRMDSVCFAAPVFFHFVRYWWA, from the coding sequence ATGGACGACAATACCCTTGCCCTGTTCGCCGGCATCGGCGCACTGCTGCTGCTCGCCAGTGTCATCGGCCGCCTGCTTAAATGGCGTGCCGGCCCCGCCCCGCATGCCGTGATCGATAACCTCAATGCCCGCATCAACGCCTGGTGGTTGATGGTGCTGGTCATCGGCATCGCTTTTGTGTTCGGCAAGTACGGCGTGATCGTGCTGTTTTATGGGGTGTCGTTCTACGCCCTGCGCGAGTTCATGACCCTCACCCCCACCCGGCGCAGCGACTACCCGGCGCTGGTGGCAGCGTTCTACGTGGCGTTGCCGGTGCAGTACCTGCTGATCGCCATGGACTGGTATGGCCTTTTCAGCATTTTCATCCCGGTATACCTGTTTCTGTTGCTGCCGATCCTGGCCAGCTTCGGCGGGGACACCACACGCTTTCTGGAGCGGGCCTCGAAGGTACAGTGGGGGCTGATGATTGCGGTGTACTGCGTGTCGTCGGTGCCTGCACTGCTTACGCTGGATATCCCCGGTTATGAGGGGCGCAACCTGCTGCTGATTGCCTGGCTGATTCTGGTGGTACAGATCAGCGACGTGCTGCAGTACGTGTGCGGCAAGCTGTTGGGCAAGCACAAGGTGGCGCCAAACCTGTCACCGTCCAAGACCATAGAAGGGCTGGCCGGGGGCGTGGCGTTGGCGACTCTGGTCGGCGCGCTGCTGTGCTGGATCACGCCGTTCAACTTCTGGCAGGCCGCGTTGATGGCACTGACCGTCAACGCCATGGGCTTTTTCGGCGGGCTGGTGATGTCAGCGATCAAGCGCGACCGGGGGGTGAAGGACTGGGGCCATATGATCGAAGGCCACGGCGGCATGCTCGACCGG
- a CDS encoding lysophospholipid acyltransferase family protein has product MLAALTAFIITSAARLITGARALWLGCTPQPVQRLYYANHSSHGDFVLLWASLPAPLRRRTRPVAGADYWAKPGIRDFLIRKVFNGVLIDRQRSEGQGSPLQPILEAVAQGDSLIFFPEGTRNLGDEPLMPFRSGLYHLAMANPEVELVPVWIANLNRVMPKGRALPLPLLCTLSFGEPIHLQADEGKQAFLERASHALLNLAPKEA; this is encoded by the coding sequence ATGCTCGCTGCCCTGACCGCTTTCATCATCACCTCCGCCGCACGCCTGATCACCGGCGCACGGGCATTGTGGCTAGGCTGCACGCCACAGCCCGTACAACGCCTGTATTACGCCAACCACAGCAGCCATGGCGATTTTGTGTTGCTCTGGGCGTCACTGCCCGCCCCCTTGCGCCGCCGTACGCGACCGGTTGCCGGTGCCGATTACTGGGCCAAGCCGGGCATTCGCGACTTCCTGATCCGCAAGGTGTTCAACGGCGTACTGATTGATCGGCAACGCAGCGAAGGCCAGGGCAGCCCGTTGCAACCCATACTGGAGGCGGTGGCTCAGGGCGACTCGTTGATCTTCTTCCCCGAAGGCACCCGCAACCTGGGCGACGAACCGCTAATGCCGTTCAGAAGCGGCTTGTACCATCTGGCCATGGCCAACCCCGAGGTTGAACTGGTGCCCGTGTGGATCGCCAACCTTAACCGGGTCATGCCCAAAGGCCGCGCCCTGCCCCTGCCGTTGCTGTGCACACTGAGCTTCGGCGAGCCCATTCACCTGCAAGCCGACGAAGGCAAGCAAGCCTTTCTCGAGCGGGCAAGCCACGCCCTGCTCAACCTGGCGCCGAAGGAAGCCTGA
- a CDS encoding phosphatase PAP2/dual specificity phosphatase family protein, whose product MTPSREPGLIRRGVFWLLLLGPFFFLSYGLTNQYTAGRSDVGSLVFSWENHLPLWPWTIIPYWSIDVLYGLSFLLPRTRQEMDRHALSLLSAQVICVACFLLWPLRFTFERPELGGLFGWLFDVLMGFDKPFNQAPSLHIALLVIIWTMFARHVRRQPWRWVMHGWMLLIGVSVLTTWQHHFIDVPTGALAGFVCLWLWGIRWRDVGCARVPKRWWVAVSYAAGSLVIAGLAFTLGGSGLWLLWPATSLLLVALNYGVVGASGFQKGADGRLSNAACWLLAPYLIGAWGNSRLWTWRHPQADEVCDGVFLGRIPGFGEGQSFKAMVDLCAELPCNTCAGLIADKSAPTGIAKPVGADLSAMRPAQVPYISLPTLDLIAPDSHLLREAAEAIESLRRQGPLLVCCALGYSRSASAVAAWLLLTGRCKNLDDAEALIRQARPGIVLRAAHRQALSQLGTHP is encoded by the coding sequence ATGACGCCATCGCGTGAACCCGGGTTGATCCGCCGGGGCGTGTTCTGGCTGCTGTTGCTGGGGCCGTTCTTCTTCCTCAGCTATGGCCTGACGAACCAGTACACGGCCGGCCGCAGCGATGTAGGGAGCCTGGTATTCAGCTGGGAAAACCACCTGCCGCTGTGGCCGTGGACGATCATCCCGTACTGGTCGATCGACGTGCTTTACGGGTTGTCGTTCCTGCTGCCACGCACGCGCCAGGAAATGGACCGCCATGCCCTGTCTTTGCTCAGTGCGCAGGTGATCTGCGTTGCGTGCTTCTTGTTGTGGCCCTTGCGCTTTACCTTCGAACGCCCGGAGCTGGGTGGGCTGTTCGGCTGGCTGTTCGATGTACTGATGGGTTTTGACAAACCTTTCAATCAGGCGCCGTCGCTCCATATTGCGCTGCTGGTGATCATCTGGACGATGTTTGCCCGGCATGTGCGGCGCCAGCCATGGCGCTGGGTCATGCATGGCTGGATGTTGCTGATCGGGGTTTCGGTGCTGACCACCTGGCAGCATCACTTCATTGATGTGCCAACCGGGGCACTGGCTGGGTTCGTCTGCTTATGGCTGTGGGGTATCCGTTGGCGCGATGTCGGCTGTGCCCGCGTACCAAAGCGCTGGTGGGTGGCGGTCAGTTATGCCGCGGGTTCGCTTGTAATTGCGGGCTTGGCTTTTACCCTCGGCGGGAGCGGGCTTTGGCTCTTGTGGCCTGCCACCTCATTGCTGTTGGTTGCACTCAATTATGGCGTGGTCGGTGCCAGCGGGTTTCAGAAGGGGGCTGACGGGAGGCTGTCGAATGCAGCCTGCTGGCTGCTGGCGCCTTACCTGATCGGGGCGTGGGGCAATTCGCGGCTGTGGACATGGCGGCATCCGCAGGCGGATGAGGTGTGTGACGGGGTGTTTCTCGGGCGTATTCCCGGGTTTGGAGAGGGCCAATCTTTCAAAGCAATGGTCGACCTGTGCGCCGAGCTGCCGTGCAATACCTGTGCTGGCCTCATCGCGGATAAATCCGCTCCTACAGGCATTGCGAAACCTGTAGGAGCGGATTTATCCGCGATGAGGCCAGCGCAAGTGCCCTATATCTCACTCCCAACCCTCGACCTGATTGCCCCCGACAGCCACCTGCTGCGCGAGGCCGCCGAAGCCATCGAAAGCCTGCGCCGGCAAGGCCCACTGTTGGTCTGCTGCGCCCTGGGCTATTCACGCAGTGCCAGTGCAGTAGCCGCTTGGCTACTGCTGACCGGGCGCTGCAAAAACCTCGACGATGCCGAGGCGCTGATCCGCCAAGCTCGGCCAGGTATTGTCCTGCGGGCAGCCCATCGGCAAGCCCTTTCGCAACTGGGAACACACCCATGA
- a CDS encoding bifunctional alpha/beta hydrolase/class I SAM-dependent methyltransferase — MRQAQSLHFSTHDGVELHYRHWPATRNEHQPRRAVVMFHRGHEHGGRMAHLADELDMPGYDFFAWDARGHGQSPGARGDSPSFGTSVRDVQTFIEHLQGRHGVAEQDVVVLAQSVGAVLIATWAHDYAPKVRCLVLASPAFKVKLYVPFARPGLKLLKALRGNFFVNSYVKPRLLTHDPERVMSYVADPLISRPISVTMLLGLYEAADRVVADAQAIQVPTQMLVSGADLVVERKPQVRFFERLGSPRKEMHILPGFFHDTLGERDRAHALRRIERFVEHCFHSPTAQPTLLDADKVGASCAEAESLAAPLPRNSPRDLYWRATRASLRLGKGLAAGVKLGFDTGFDSGSTLDYVYRNQPAGKGKLGRMIDQNYLNAIGWRGIRQRKLHVEELLRQAIARLREQQRPVHIVDIAAGHGRYILEALQALEQLPDTVLLRDYSELNVQQGNALIAEKGMAEIARFIQGDAFDRASLVGLAPRPTVAVVSGLYELFASNELVGNSLAGLADAVEDGCYLVYTGQPWHPQLEMIARALTSHRGGEAWVMRRRSQAEMDQLVEAAGFRKLAQRVDEWGIFTVSLAQRVRE, encoded by the coding sequence ATGCGCCAAGCGCAATCGCTGCACTTCTCTACCCACGACGGTGTCGAACTGCACTACCGCCACTGGCCCGCCACCCGCAACGAACACCAGCCGCGCCGTGCGGTGGTGATGTTCCATCGCGGCCACGAACATGGCGGGCGCATGGCGCACCTGGCCGATGAACTGGATATGCCGGGGTATGACTTCTTCGCCTGGGATGCACGTGGCCATGGCCAGTCGCCAGGGGCGCGGGGTGACAGCCCAAGCTTTGGCACCAGCGTGAGGGACGTCCAGACCTTCATCGAGCATTTGCAGGGTCGGCACGGGGTGGCCGAGCAGGATGTGGTAGTGCTGGCGCAAAGTGTCGGCGCGGTGCTGATCGCGACATGGGCGCATGACTACGCCCCTAAGGTCCGCTGCCTGGTACTGGCCTCGCCGGCCTTCAAGGTGAAGCTGTACGTACCTTTCGCCCGCCCCGGCCTGAAACTGCTCAAGGCACTGCGCGGCAACTTTTTCGTCAACAGCTACGTCAAGCCACGCCTGCTCACCCACGACCCCGAAAGGGTCATGTCCTACGTGGCAGACCCGCTGATCAGCCGGCCGATTTCGGTGACCATGCTGCTCGGGTTGTATGAAGCCGCCGACCGGGTAGTCGCTGACGCGCAGGCCATTCAGGTACCCACGCAGATGCTGGTTTCCGGGGCGGACCTGGTGGTCGAGCGCAAACCGCAGGTACGTTTTTTCGAGCGCCTGGGCAGCCCGAGAAAAGAGATGCACATTCTGCCGGGCTTTTTTCATGACACCCTTGGCGAACGCGACCGCGCCCATGCACTGAGGCGTATCGAACGCTTTGTCGAACATTGCTTCCACAGCCCCACTGCGCAGCCCACGCTGCTTGATGCTGACAAGGTTGGCGCCAGCTGCGCCGAGGCCGAAAGCCTGGCAGCACCGTTACCTCGCAATTCGCCACGCGACCTTTACTGGCGAGCCACCCGGGCAAGCCTGCGCCTTGGCAAAGGGCTGGCCGCCGGAGTGAAACTTGGCTTCGATACCGGCTTTGACTCCGGCAGTACACTGGATTATGTCTACCGTAACCAGCCTGCAGGCAAGGGCAAGCTTGGGCGGATGATCGACCAGAACTACCTGAACGCCATCGGCTGGCGCGGCATTCGTCAGCGTAAGCTGCATGTAGAGGAACTGCTTCGCCAGGCTATTGCACGGTTGCGCGAGCAACAACGCCCGGTGCATATCGTCGACATCGCCGCCGGCCACGGGCGCTACATCCTGGAAGCGTTACAGGCGCTGGAGCAATTGCCCGACACGGTGCTGCTGCGCGATTACAGCGAGCTGAACGTGCAGCAAGGCAATGCGCTGATCGCCGAAAAGGGCATGGCCGAGATCGCCCGGTTCATTCAGGGTGACGCCTTCGACCGCGCCAGCCTCGTCGGGCTGGCCCCGCGCCCTACAGTGGCGGTGGTATCCGGCCTGTACGAACTTTTCGCCAGCAACGAGCTTGTGGGCAATTCACTCGCCGGGTTGGCTGATGCCGTCGAAGACGGTTGTTACCTGGTCTACACCGGCCAGCCCTGGCACCCGCAGCTGGAGATGATCGCCCGCGCCCTCACCAGCCATCGCGGCGGCGAAGCCTGGGTAATGCGCCGTCGCAGCCAGGCCGAGATGGACCAATTGGTCGAAGCGGCGGGCTTTCGCAAACTGGCCCAGCGTGTCGATGAGTGGGGCATTTTCACCGTCAGCCTGGCGCAGCGGGTACGTGAATGA
- a CDS encoding CDP-alcohol phosphatidyltransferase family protein gives MLSIYQLKPRFQSLLRPTVQRLHARGVTANQVTLGAGVVSVLLGLLLAWLSHITWLFILVPVWMLLRMALNAIDGMLAREFDQQTRLGAYLNELCDVIADAALSLPFALLAGVSPALVVIVVLSATFSEYAGVMGPLAGASRRYDGPMGKSDRAFAFGVLGAGIAFGIFDATWSNGLLLVILVLSLYTLYNRVRQGLAEAR, from the coding sequence GTGCTCTCGATCTACCAGCTAAAGCCCCGCTTCCAGTCCCTCCTGCGCCCTACCGTACAGCGCCTGCACGCCCGTGGCGTAACGGCCAACCAGGTCACCCTCGGCGCTGGCGTGGTGTCGGTGCTGCTGGGCCTGTTGCTGGCCTGGCTCAGCCATATCACCTGGCTGTTCATACTGGTCCCGGTCTGGATGCTGCTGCGCATGGCCCTGAACGCCATCGACGGCATGCTGGCCCGTGAGTTCGACCAGCAGACGCGCCTGGGCGCCTACCTCAACGAACTGTGCGACGTGATCGCCGATGCCGCGTTGTCTTTGCCCTTTGCGTTGCTCGCCGGGGTGTCACCCGCGCTTGTCGTGATCGTCGTGCTAAGCGCCACATTCAGCGAATACGCCGGCGTAATGGGCCCGCTGGCCGGAGCCTCACGGCGCTACGACGGGCCGATGGGCAAGAGCGACCGGGCCTTTGCCTTTGGCGTGCTGGGCGCCGGCATTGCGTTCGGGATATTCGACGCAACATGGAGCAACGGCCTGCTGCTGGTCATCCTCGTGCTCTCGCTCTATACCCTCTACAACCGGGTTCGCCAGGGGCTGGCCGAGGCCCGCTGA
- a CDS encoding type II toxin-antitoxin system HicA family toxin: MRSRDVIQIIEADGWYLVDVKGSHHQFKHPAKKGRVTVPHPKTDLPKGTVHNILKQAGLKQTRCVNSPNITGGCQ; this comes from the coding sequence ATGCGCAGTCGAGATGTGATTCAGATTATTGAGGCGGATGGTTGGTACTTGGTAGATGTGAAAGGGAGCCATCACCAGTTTAAGCACCCCGCGAAAAAGGGTCGGGTTACGGTTCCTCATCCCAAGACAGACCTGCCTAAAGGCACAGTTCACAACATTTTGAAGCAGGCAGGTCTGAAGCAGACCCGTTGCGTAAACAGCCCAAATATCACTGGAGGCTGCCAATGA
- a CDS encoding type II toxin-antitoxin system HicB family antitoxin encodes MKFPVVLHKDHGSDYGVTVPDVPGCFSAGCNVAEALDNVQEALSLHFEGLVADNEPLPQAQEIDVHVVNPDYVGGVWAVVDFDVTPYLGKAVRFNATLPENLLQRIDEKVKRDHRYASRSGFLASAALRELALAH; translated from the coding sequence ATGAAATTCCCTGTCGTACTACACAAAGACCACGGCTCGGACTACGGGGTAACAGTACCCGACGTGCCCGGCTGTTTCTCGGCTGGCTGTAATGTCGCTGAGGCTTTGGACAATGTTCAGGAGGCACTGTCGCTGCATTTTGAAGGTTTGGTGGCGGACAATGAGCCACTGCCGCAAGCTCAGGAGATCGACGTGCATGTGGTCAACCCCGATTACGTTGGCGGTGTCTGGGCCGTTGTGGATTTCGATGTGACGCCCTACCTGGGAAAAGCGGTGCGATTCAATGCCACATTGCCTGAGAACTTGCTTCAGCGAATCGATGAAAAAGTGAAGCGTGATCATCGTTACGCGTCGAGGTCTGGCTTTCTCGCCTCTGCGGCGCTGCGAGAGTTGGCACTGGCGCACTGA
- a CDS encoding sulfite exporter TauE/SafE family protein: MDNFTAFYQTIGPALSLLVVITFLLAGAVKGVIGLGLPTIAMGLLGLAMPPAQAAALLIVPSTLTNVWQLATGGHLLALLRRLGPMLGAIFVGTLAGSAWLGISSGPWAAHGLGAALLVYAVYGLIGPQLRLATSREGWLGPLCGLVTGLVTAATGVFVMPAVPYLQSLGLSRDEMIQALGLSFTVSTVALALGLAGQDALGGEALGASLLMMAPALLGMLAGQWLRQRISAAVFKRCFFVGLAVLGGHLLLNG; the protein is encoded by the coding sequence ATGGACAACTTCACCGCGTTCTACCAAACCATTGGCCCCGCCCTGTCACTGTTGGTGGTCATCACCTTCCTGCTGGCCGGAGCGGTCAAGGGTGTGATTGGCCTGGGCCTGCCAACCATCGCCATGGGCTTGCTCGGGCTGGCCATGCCACCGGCGCAAGCGGCGGCCTTGCTGATCGTGCCGTCGACCCTCACCAACGTCTGGCAACTGGCCACGGGCGGGCATCTGCTGGCGCTGTTGCGTCGCCTTGGGCCGATGTTGGGTGCGATTTTCGTCGGCACTTTGGCCGGCAGTGCCTGGCTGGGGATCAGCAGTGGCCCGTGGGCGGCCCATGGCCTGGGCGCGGCGCTGCTGGTTTACGCCGTGTATGGGCTGATCGGGCCGCAGTTGCGGCTGGCCACCAGCAGGGAAGGGTGGCTGGGGCCGCTGTGCGGGCTGGTGACGGGCCTGGTGACGGCGGCAACGGGCGTGTTCGTGATGCCTGCCGTGCCTTACCTGCAGAGCCTGGGCCTGAGCCGCGACGAGATGATCCAGGCGCTGGGCCTGTCCTTCACCGTTTCCACCGTGGCGCTGGCCCTTGGCCTGGCGGGGCAGGATGCCTTGGGGGGCGAGGCGCTGGGTGCGTCACTGCTGATGATGGCGCCTGCCTTGTTGGGCATGCTGGCGGGCCAGTGGCTGCGCCAGCGCATCAGTGCAGCGGTGTTCAAGCGCTGCTTCTTCGTTGGCCTGGCCGTGCTCGGTGGCCATTTGCTGCTCAACGGCTAG
- a CDS encoding putative quinol monooxygenase, whose amino-acid sequence MTEQYAFILKAKTRPEMAEAFETLFRAYVEPSRLEPGCIEYHMLRDKEDPSLFVFYEVWASKAALDVHSALPHMAAFFEKRMDYLEREFDIQLIEMLSASSASR is encoded by the coding sequence ATGACCGAGCAGTACGCGTTCATCCTCAAGGCCAAGACCCGTCCGGAAATGGCCGAAGCGTTCGAAACCCTTTTCCGTGCATATGTGGAGCCAAGCCGCCTGGAGCCAGGCTGCATCGAATACCACATGCTGCGCGACAAGGAAGACCCGAGCCTGTTCGTGTTCTACGAGGTATGGGCCAGCAAGGCCGCCCTGGACGTACATTCGGCGCTGCCGCACATGGCCGCCTTCTTCGAGAAGCGCATGGACTACCTGGAGCGCGAGTTCGATATCCAGCTGATCGAGATGCTCAGCGCTTCGTCCGCTAGCCGTTGA
- a CDS encoding NAD(P)H-dependent oxidoreductase — protein sequence MKKILLLNGGKQFAHSDGRLNQTLHDAALAHLDRAGFDVQQTFIDGGYDIQAEVEKFLWADVIVYQMPGWWMGAPWTVKKYIDEVFTAGHGSLYASDGRTRSDASQKYGSGGLVQGKQYMLSLTWNAPQQAFEDPSDFFEGKGVDAVYFPFHKANQFLGMTGLPTFIANDVMKRPDVPAALAAYEAHLISVFGKAE from the coding sequence ATGAAAAAGATCCTTCTGCTCAACGGCGGCAAACAGTTCGCTCACTCCGATGGCCGTCTCAACCAGACCCTGCATGATGCAGCCCTCGCTCACCTCGACCGTGCCGGCTTCGACGTCCAGCAGACCTTCATCGATGGCGGGTACGACATCCAGGCCGAGGTGGAGAAATTCCTTTGGGCCGATGTGATCGTCTACCAGATGCCGGGGTGGTGGATGGGCGCCCCCTGGACCGTGAAGAAGTACATCGACGAAGTCTTCACCGCAGGCCACGGTAGCCTCTATGCCAGCGACGGTCGGACCCGTTCGGATGCCTCGCAGAAGTACGGCAGCGGTGGCCTGGTGCAGGGCAAGCAGTACATGCTGTCGTTGACCTGGAATGCGCCGCAGCAGGCGTTTGAAGACCCAAGCGATTTCTTTGAAGGCAAAGGTGTGGATGCGGTGTACTTCCCGTTCCACAAGGCCAACCAGTTCCTCGGAATGACCGGGTTGCCGACCTTCATTGCCAACGATGTGATGAAGCGCCCGGATGTACCGGCAGCGTTGGCGGCTTACGAGGCGCACCTGATCAGTGTGTTCGGGAAGGCCGAATAA